One genomic window of Motacilla alba alba isolate MOTALB_02 chromosome 1, Motacilla_alba_V1.0_pri, whole genome shotgun sequence includes the following:
- the CLIC6 gene encoding chloride intracellular channel protein 6 isoform X2 — protein sequence MAESPGRPPESSDVPRDGGEDEAAAGARAGLCPEGAAEPPDGPAERPRLSAGDGGSPESPGTPSGDSPGHEGQPGVTDGPEGSAADRAEPEGEAVAAAGTEPGGAAPAGMEPGDAAESPAGTAREEAAPAATEPRDGAAAPAGTEPEGAGVAPTGTEPEKATAAGTEPEGQAVAPAGTEPRVREAVREEGSAEREPQEAATTVPAEPEPEEAAATAPAGTEPGEAEATIPEGTEPGEAEATIPEGTEPGEAEATIPEGTEPREAEATIPEGTEPGEAQATAPAGTEPGEAEGTIPEGTVPREAEGTIPVGTEPGEAEGTIPVGTEPGEAEGTIPVGTEPGEAEGTIPEGTEPGEAEGTAPSRTEPGEAPGQAGSEGAEPEEALKEAAPAGTVPEDAVQEAAPAGTEPEEAAVTAPAGTIPEEGLGTVPGDEAREEAPAGTVPEDAVQEAARGDVAVPEGEAQEAAPAATVPEEALGTDPEDAAQEAAPAGVTAVEDERQEAAPADVVVPEEALGTVPKDELQEAVPAGTVPEEGAAPLGTVPKGEVQEATQAGTIPEKVPGTVPEDAGQERAPAGTVPKDAVQEEAPAGTVTEEGLGTIPKDAVQEAAPVDVTVPEDAVQEAVPVSGTVAEEVLGTIPKDAVRERAPVGTVPEEALGTIPKDAVQEAAPGDVTVPKDEVQEAAPGDVAVPEDAVAGDVAVPEDAVAGDGTVPEDAVQVDVAVPEDAVAGDVTVPEDAVAAGGSAEPAEGRGAAQVAVPAQGPPAGGARSPGGPGGQAEAERGPPAPAGTGAPGPESGWDRSLNGERERAQHREDGTGAPEEEEEEEEEDEKQDHDISLFVKAGSDGESIGNCPFSQRLFMILWLKGVIFNVTTVDLKRKPADLQNLAPGTNPPFMTFDGEVKTDVNKIEEFLEEKLAPPRYPKLAPKHPESNSAGNDVFAKFSAFIKNPRKDANENLEKSLLKALKKLDNYLNSPLPDEIDAYSTEEITASSRKFLDGDELTLADCNLLPKLHIIKVVAKKYRNFHFPPEMTGISRYLKNAYARDEFTNTCPADQEIEYAYLDVAKRMK from the exons ATGGCGGAGAGCCCGGGGCGGCCCCCGGAGAGCAGCGATGTCCCGCGGGACGGAGGCGAGGACGAGGCGGCGGCCGGGGCTcgggccgggctgtgccccgAGGGGGCGGCCGAGCCCCCGGACGGGCccgcggagcggccgcggctGAGCGCCGGGGACGGCGGCTCCCCCGAGAGCCCGGGGACACCGagcggggacagcccggggcACGAGGGGCAGCCGGGGGTGACGGACGGGCCCGAGGGCTCCGCGGCGGACAGGGCAGAGCCCGAGGGAgaggcggtggcggcggcggggacggAGCCTGGaggggcagccccggcgggGATGGAGCCCGGGGACGCGGCTGAGAGCCCGGCGGGGACGGCGCGGGAAGAGGCAGCCCCGGCAGCCACAGAGCCCCGGGAcggcgccgcggccccggcggggacGGAGCCCGAGGGCGCTGGGGTCGCTCCGACGGGGACGGAGCCCGAGAAAGCGACAGCGGCGGGGACGGAGCCTGAGGGACAGGCGGTGGCACCGGCGGGGACGGAGCCCCGGGTGAGAGAGGCGGTGAGGGAGGAAGGCTCGGCCGAGAGAGAGCCCCAGGAGGCGGCCACCACTGTGCCGGCAGAACCAGAGCCTGAGGAGGCTGCGGCGACAGCCCCGGCGGGGACAGAGCCCGGGGAAGCAGAGGCGACAATTCcggaggggacagagcccggGGAAGCAGAGGCGACAATCCcggaggggacagagcccggGGAAGCAGAGGCGACAATCCcggaggggacagagcccagggaagcagaggcGACAATCCcggaggggacagagcccggGGAAGCACAGGCGACAGCCCCGGCGGGGACAGAGCCCggggaagcagaggggacaATCCCGGAGGGGacagtgcccagggaagcagaggggacAATCCCGGTGGGGACAGAGCCCggggaagcagaggggacaATCCCGGTGGGGACAGAGCCCggggaagcagaggggacaATCCCGGTGGGGACAGAGCCCggggaagcagaggggacaatcccggaggggacagagcccggggaagcagaggggacagCGCCATCGAGGACAGAGCCCGGAGAGGCGCCAGGACAGGCGGgctcagagggagcagagcccgaggAAGCTCTGAAGGAGGCAGCCCCGGCAGGGACAGTCCCCGAAGATGCGGTGCAAGAGGCAGCCCCGGCGGGGACAGAGCCCGAGGAGGCCGCAGTGACAGCTCCAGCGGGGACAATCCCCGaggaggggttggggacagtCCCCGGGGATGAAGCGCGGGAGGAAGCTCCAGCGGGGACAGTCCCCGAGGATGCGGTGCAGGAGGCAGCCCGGGGTGATGTGGCGGTCCCTGAGGGTGAGGCGCAGGAGGCAGCCCCGGCTGCGACAGTCCCTGAGGAGGCGTTGGGGACAGACCCCGAGGATGCTGCGCAGGAGGCGGCCCCGGCTGGAGTGACAGCTGTGGAGGATGAGAGGCAGGAGGCGGCCCCAGCTGATGTGGTGGTCCCCGAAGAGGCGCTGGGGACAGTCCCTAaggatgagctgcaggaagcagttCCGGCTGGGACAGTTCCCGAGGAGGGGGCGGCCCCGTTGGGGACAGTCCCTAAAGGTGAGGTGCAGGAGGCAACTCAGGCAGGGACAATCCCTGAGAAGGTGCCGGGGACAGTCCCCGAGGATGCGGGGCAGGAgagagctccagcagggacagtcCCTAAGGATGCGGTGCAGGAGGAGGCCCCGGCAGGGACAGTCACCGAGGAGGGCTTGGGGACAATTCCCAAGGATGCGGTGCAGGAGGCAGCCCCGGTTGATGTGACAGTCCCCGAGGATGCGGTGCAGGAGGCGGTCCCGGTTTCTGGGACAGTCGCCGAGGAGGTGTTGGGGACAATCCCCAAGGATGCGGTGCGAGAGAGAGCTCCAGTAGGGACAGTCCCTGAGGAGGCGCTGGGGACAATTCCCAAGGATGCGGTGCAGGAGGCAGCCCCGGGTGATGTGACAGTTCCCAAGGATGAGGTGCAGGAGGCAGCACCGGGTGATGTGGCAGTCCCCGAGGATGCTGTCGCGGGTGATGTGGCAGTCCCCGAGGATGCTGTCGCGGGTGATGGGACAGTCCCCGAGGATGCTGTCCAGGTTGATGTGGCAGTCCCCGAGGATGCTGTCGCGGGTGATGTGACAGTCCCCGAGGATGCTGTCGCGG CGGGGGGCAGCGCGGAGCCTGCCGAGGGCCGCGGGGCAGCGCAGGTGGCCGTGCCCGCCCAGGGGCCCCCGGCTGGCGGTGCCCGGTCCCCGGGCGGCCCCGGTGGCCAGGCGGAGGCGGAGCGGGGACCGCCAGCCCCGGCGGGGACAGGAGCCCCGGGGCCCGAGAGCGGCTGGGACCGGAGCCTGAAcggggagcgggagcgggcGCAGCACCGGGAGGACGGGACGGGCGCcccggaggaggaggaggaggaggaggaggaagatgagaagCAGGACCACGACATCTCCCTCTTCGTCAAG GCCGGCAGTGACGGGGAAAGTATCGGGAACTGCCCGTTCTCTCAGCGCCTCTTTATGATCCTGTGGCTCAAAGGTGTCATTTTTAATGTCACAACCGTGGATCTGAAAAG aaaacCTGCAGACCTGCAGAACCTGGCCCCGGGCACCAACCCCCCGTTCATGACCTTTGACGGGGAGGTGAAGACTGATGTCAACAAGATTGAGGAGTTCTTGGAGGAGAAGCTGGCGCCGCCCCG GTATCCCAAACTCGCACCGAAGCACCCTGAGTCCAACTCCGCAGGAAATGATGTCTTTGCAAAATTCTCCGCATTTATAAAGAACCCGAGAAAAGATGCAAATGAAA ATTTGGAAAAATCTTTGCTTAAAGCCCTGAAGAAGCTGGACAACTATTTAAATAGCCCCTTGCCTGATGAAATCGATGCTTACAGCACGGAGGAGATCACAGCTTCCAGCCGGAAATTCCTGGATGGAGACGAGCTCACTTTAGCAGATTGCAACCTCCTACCAAAGCTCCACATCATCAAG GTCGTTGCAAAAAAATACCGAAATTTTCACTTCCCACCTGAAATGACAGGGATTTCCAGATACTTGAAAAATGCATATGCAAGAGATGAATTCACAAACACGTGCCCTGCTGACCAGGAGATCGAATATGCTTATTTGGATGTGGCAAAGAGAATGAAGTAA
- the CLIC6 gene encoding chloride intracellular channel protein 6 isoform X1 encodes MAESPGRPPESSDVPRDGGEDEAAAGARAGLCPEGAAEPPDGPAERPRLSAGDGGSPESPGTPSGDSPGHEGQPGVTDGPEGSAADRAEPEGEAVAAAGTEPGGAAPAGMEPGDAAESPAGTAREEAAPAATEPRDGAAAPAGTEPEGAGVAPTGTEPEKATAAGTEPEGQAVAPAGTEPRVREAVREEGSAEREPQEAATTVPAEPEPEEAAATAPAGTEPGEAEATIPEGTEPGEAEATIPEGTEPGEAEATIPEGTEPREAEATIPEGTEPGEAQATAPAGTEPGEAEGTIPEGTVPREAEGTIPVGTEPGEAEGTIPVGTEPGEAEGTIPVGTEPGEAEGTIPEGTEPGEAEGTAPSRTEPGEAPGQAGSEGAEPEEALKEAAPAGTVPEDAVQEAAPAGTEPEEAAVTAPAGTIPEEGLGTVPGDEAREEAPAGTVPEDAVQEAARGDVAVPEGEAQEAAPAATVPEEALGTDPEDAAQEAAPAGVTAVEDERQEAAPADVVVPEEALGTVPKDELQEAVPAGTVPEEGAAPLGTVPKGEVQEATQAGTIPEKVPGTVPEDAGQERAPAGTVPKDAVQEEAPAGTVTEEGLGTIPKDAVQEAAPVDVTVPEDAVQEAVPVSGTVAEEVLGTIPKDAVRERAPVGTVPEEALGTIPKDAVQEAAPGDVTVPKDEVQEAAPGDVAVPEDAVAGDVAVPEDAVAGDGTVPEDAVQVDVAVPEDAVAGDVTVPEDAVAGDVAVPEDAVQVDGAVPEDAVTAGGSAEPAEGRGAAQVAVPAQGPPAGGARSPGGPGGQAEAERGPPAPAGTGAPGPESGWDRSLNGERERAQHREDGTGAPEEEEEEEEEDEKQDHDISLFVKAGSDGESIGNCPFSQRLFMILWLKGVIFNVTTVDLKRKPADLQNLAPGTNPPFMTFDGEVKTDVNKIEEFLEEKLAPPRYPKLAPKHPESNSAGNDVFAKFSAFIKNPRKDANENLEKSLLKALKKLDNYLNSPLPDEIDAYSTEEITASSRKFLDGDELTLADCNLLPKLHIIKVVAKKYRNFHFPPEMTGISRYLKNAYARDEFTNTCPADQEIEYAYLDVAKRMK; translated from the exons ATGGCGGAGAGCCCGGGGCGGCCCCCGGAGAGCAGCGATGTCCCGCGGGACGGAGGCGAGGACGAGGCGGCGGCCGGGGCTcgggccgggctgtgccccgAGGGGGCGGCCGAGCCCCCGGACGGGCccgcggagcggccgcggctGAGCGCCGGGGACGGCGGCTCCCCCGAGAGCCCGGGGACACCGagcggggacagcccggggcACGAGGGGCAGCCGGGGGTGACGGACGGGCCCGAGGGCTCCGCGGCGGACAGGGCAGAGCCCGAGGGAgaggcggtggcggcggcggggacggAGCCTGGaggggcagccccggcgggGATGGAGCCCGGGGACGCGGCTGAGAGCCCGGCGGGGACGGCGCGGGAAGAGGCAGCCCCGGCAGCCACAGAGCCCCGGGAcggcgccgcggccccggcggggacGGAGCCCGAGGGCGCTGGGGTCGCTCCGACGGGGACGGAGCCCGAGAAAGCGACAGCGGCGGGGACGGAGCCTGAGGGACAGGCGGTGGCACCGGCGGGGACGGAGCCCCGGGTGAGAGAGGCGGTGAGGGAGGAAGGCTCGGCCGAGAGAGAGCCCCAGGAGGCGGCCACCACTGTGCCGGCAGAACCAGAGCCTGAGGAGGCTGCGGCGACAGCCCCGGCGGGGACAGAGCCCGGGGAAGCAGAGGCGACAATTCcggaggggacagagcccggGGAAGCAGAGGCGACAATCCcggaggggacagagcccggGGAAGCAGAGGCGACAATCCcggaggggacagagcccagggaagcagaggcGACAATCCcggaggggacagagcccggGGAAGCACAGGCGACAGCCCCGGCGGGGACAGAGCCCggggaagcagaggggacaATCCCGGAGGGGacagtgcccagggaagcagaggggacAATCCCGGTGGGGACAGAGCCCggggaagcagaggggacaATCCCGGTGGGGACAGAGCCCggggaagcagaggggacaATCCCGGTGGGGACAGAGCCCggggaagcagaggggacaatcccggaggggacagagcccggggaagcagaggggacagCGCCATCGAGGACAGAGCCCGGAGAGGCGCCAGGACAGGCGGgctcagagggagcagagcccgaggAAGCTCTGAAGGAGGCAGCCCCGGCAGGGACAGTCCCCGAAGATGCGGTGCAAGAGGCAGCCCCGGCGGGGACAGAGCCCGAGGAGGCCGCAGTGACAGCTCCAGCGGGGACAATCCCCGaggaggggttggggacagtCCCCGGGGATGAAGCGCGGGAGGAAGCTCCAGCGGGGACAGTCCCCGAGGATGCGGTGCAGGAGGCAGCCCGGGGTGATGTGGCGGTCCCTGAGGGTGAGGCGCAGGAGGCAGCCCCGGCTGCGACAGTCCCTGAGGAGGCGTTGGGGACAGACCCCGAGGATGCTGCGCAGGAGGCGGCCCCGGCTGGAGTGACAGCTGTGGAGGATGAGAGGCAGGAGGCGGCCCCAGCTGATGTGGTGGTCCCCGAAGAGGCGCTGGGGACAGTCCCTAaggatgagctgcaggaagcagttCCGGCTGGGACAGTTCCCGAGGAGGGGGCGGCCCCGTTGGGGACAGTCCCTAAAGGTGAGGTGCAGGAGGCAACTCAGGCAGGGACAATCCCTGAGAAGGTGCCGGGGACAGTCCCCGAGGATGCGGGGCAGGAgagagctccagcagggacagtcCCTAAGGATGCGGTGCAGGAGGAGGCCCCGGCAGGGACAGTCACCGAGGAGGGCTTGGGGACAATTCCCAAGGATGCGGTGCAGGAGGCAGCCCCGGTTGATGTGACAGTCCCCGAGGATGCGGTGCAGGAGGCGGTCCCGGTTTCTGGGACAGTCGCCGAGGAGGTGTTGGGGACAATCCCCAAGGATGCGGTGCGAGAGAGAGCTCCAGTAGGGACAGTCCCTGAGGAGGCGCTGGGGACAATTCCCAAGGATGCGGTGCAGGAGGCAGCCCCGGGTGATGTGACAGTTCCCAAGGATGAGGTGCAGGAGGCAGCACCGGGTGATGTGGCAGTCCCCGAGGATGCTGTCGCGGGTGATGTGGCAGTCCCCGAGGATGCTGTCGCGGGTGATGGGACAGTCCCCGAGGATGCTGTCCAGGTTGATGTGGCAGTCCCCGAGGATGCTGTCGCGGGTGATGTGACAGTCCCCGAGGATGCTGTCGCGGGTGATGTGGCAGTCCCCGAGGATGCTGTCCAGGTTGATGGGGCAGTCCCCGAGGATGCTGTCACGGCGGGGGGCAGCGCGGAGCCTGCCGAGGGCCGCGGGGCAGCGCAGGTGGCCGTGCCCGCCCAGGGGCCCCCGGCTGGCGGTGCCCGGTCCCCGGGCGGCCCCGGTGGCCAGGCGGAGGCGGAGCGGGGACCGCCAGCCCCGGCGGGGACAGGAGCCCCGGGGCCCGAGAGCGGCTGGGACCGGAGCCTGAAcggggagcgggagcgggcGCAGCACCGGGAGGACGGGACGGGCGCcccggaggaggaggaggaggaggaggaggaagatgagaagCAGGACCACGACATCTCCCTCTTCGTCAAG GCCGGCAGTGACGGGGAAAGTATCGGGAACTGCCCGTTCTCTCAGCGCCTCTTTATGATCCTGTGGCTCAAAGGTGTCATTTTTAATGTCACAACCGTGGATCTGAAAAG aaaacCTGCAGACCTGCAGAACCTGGCCCCGGGCACCAACCCCCCGTTCATGACCTTTGACGGGGAGGTGAAGACTGATGTCAACAAGATTGAGGAGTTCTTGGAGGAGAAGCTGGCGCCGCCCCG GTATCCCAAACTCGCACCGAAGCACCCTGAGTCCAACTCCGCAGGAAATGATGTCTTTGCAAAATTCTCCGCATTTATAAAGAACCCGAGAAAAGATGCAAATGAAA ATTTGGAAAAATCTTTGCTTAAAGCCCTGAAGAAGCTGGACAACTATTTAAATAGCCCCTTGCCTGATGAAATCGATGCTTACAGCACGGAGGAGATCACAGCTTCCAGCCGGAAATTCCTGGATGGAGACGAGCTCACTTTAGCAGATTGCAACCTCCTACCAAAGCTCCACATCATCAAG GTCGTTGCAAAAAAATACCGAAATTTTCACTTCCCACCTGAAATGACAGGGATTTCCAGATACTTGAAAAATGCATATGCAAGAGATGAATTCACAAACACGTGCCCTGCTGACCAGGAGATCGAATATGCTTATTTGGATGTGGCAAAGAGAATGAAGTAA
- the CLIC6 gene encoding chloride intracellular channel protein 6 isoform X6 translates to MHPSSSCLPQGSPFLPAIELFVKAGSDGESIGNCPFSQRLFMILWLKGVIFNVTTVDLKRKPADLQNLAPGTNPPFMTFDGEVKTDVNKIEEFLEEKLAPPRYPKLAPKHPESNSAGNDVFAKFSAFIKNPRKDANENLEKSLLKALKKLDNYLNSPLPDEIDAYSTEEITASSRKFLDGDELTLADCNLLPKLHIIKVVAKKYRNFHFPPEMTGISRYLKNAYARDEFTNTCPADQEIEYAYLDVAKRMK, encoded by the exons ATGcatccctccagctcctgcctgccccagggcagcccctttCTTCCAGCCATCGAGCTCTTTGTGAAG GCCGGCAGTGACGGGGAAAGTATCGGGAACTGCCCGTTCTCTCAGCGCCTCTTTATGATCCTGTGGCTCAAAGGTGTCATTTTTAATGTCACAACCGTGGATCTGAAAAG aaaacCTGCAGACCTGCAGAACCTGGCCCCGGGCACCAACCCCCCGTTCATGACCTTTGACGGGGAGGTGAAGACTGATGTCAACAAGATTGAGGAGTTCTTGGAGGAGAAGCTGGCGCCGCCCCG GTATCCCAAACTCGCACCGAAGCACCCTGAGTCCAACTCCGCAGGAAATGATGTCTTTGCAAAATTCTCCGCATTTATAAAGAACCCGAGAAAAGATGCAAATGAAA ATTTGGAAAAATCTTTGCTTAAAGCCCTGAAGAAGCTGGACAACTATTTAAATAGCCCCTTGCCTGATGAAATCGATGCTTACAGCACGGAGGAGATCACAGCTTCCAGCCGGAAATTCCTGGATGGAGACGAGCTCACTTTAGCAGATTGCAACCTCCTACCAAAGCTCCACATCATCAAG GTCGTTGCAAAAAAATACCGAAATTTTCACTTCCCACCTGAAATGACAGGGATTTCCAGATACTTGAAAAATGCATATGCAAGAGATGAATTCACAAACACGTGCCCTGCTGACCAGGAGATCGAATATGCTTATTTGGATGTGGCAAAGAGAATGAAGTAA